TGAAATAGGCACAAAAAAGAGGCTTTCAAAAAAGGGTGCCGATTATATAGAGGAAATAAAAATCAAAGTATTTTATGGAGATAAGTGGTCAGAAGAATATAGCTACTATTATAATCCTGCCCTAAATTATTTTGAAAAGGAAATGGCAAAAAATGGCCTCAAGGATGACTACAACAAGGTGATAGACAAGATTAAAGAGCTTAGGGACTATGACCCTATTGTCTATGATAAGAATGATAAAAAATATAAGTATAGGGAAGAGTATGCTTTTATAATCCCCAAAAAAACAGGCGAAGCAAAAAGCCCAACTGAAAAAGCTTTGGTCCGTCAGTGGTTTACCTTTGCTAACAACATGCAATTAAAGGAATATTCGAAGGCTTTGGAAAATGTAAAAGGTAACAAGGTTAATAAGTCGAACCTGGGTATTTTTGGAAAAATGTTCCCTTGGGCAAGGTCTAGAGAAATTGCCAAGAACATAACTGAAATAATAAGTGTTGAGAACAATAATAAAATTGTCAACCAGGATGGTAGGGAATATTTATTAAAAATAGATTCAATAGGAGTTGGAGCAGCCCTTACCACTGGAAAAATTTATATGAGAGAGGGAGAAGATTGGAAGGAAATGAAGAGAATAGGGCTCCTTACTGCAACTCCGAAAGTTGATGATGCATCTATAAAATTTACAGAAAACTACATTATAGCCCTAGGTTTTCAATCTTTGGGAGGAATTATTAACAAGCCAGGTCTAGTGAAAATGGCCACCCAAACAAATTTTGAAAGGGGAGTGAGTTTTGCCCAATATATTGACGGACTTACAAAATTTTCTGATAAGATTTTAGAATCAAATCTCAAAAAATACGATTTTGAAGACTTATCAAAGATCCTAGGCCTAACAAGTAATGGCAAGGATTTCTTCTCTTATCTGGATACCCTAAAAAGAATGAATACTAATCTTAATAAAAATACGGCAGACCTAAGCCTAGAAGAGACTAGGGAAATGGTGGATGATAGTATTGTTATCCTCAAATATTTAGGCAAATTAAAATAAAAATAAGGGCTCCTTTTAAAGTAGAAGGAGCTTTTTTGTTGACTTTTTGTCTTTTATTATAGATATAGGTTAATTATTAGGATAGAATATCTTGTTTAGGCGGCAAATAATATATCTTTCATAATTTATCATTGCACCACTCCAATAAACTATGCTATAATATTTTTAACAAGAAAATGCTTGATATTTGGGTTTTCCTGGTTTTTTAAATCGGGATTGGTGCTTTTTTATTTTTTCAAGGAGTTTTTATGAAGAAGTTTTTGTGGATTTTGGCTTTGGGCCTTTTTCTTTCCGCTTGTGGCAAGGACGCTGATAAGGCTATTGATCAGGCTAAGGAGGTTGAAAAAGTTTCAGATCAAGACTCTTTGACTGAGGATGATTTATTCTTTTCTGATTTTAACCTGGTTTCCGTCATGGATGGGGAGGTTGTAAGTATCATTTCGGATATGAAAAATCTTGGAGATGATACCTATGCCTATCCTGTTCCTTTGTCTGATGATCTTTTTGTTTTTGCTACAGGTTCTGGAGGTTTCTATACTAGCACTCTTATGAAGATTGTGGGCAAGGAGATTAAGGAAATTTATATAATTAAGGACCAAGAATTTTTGCCATCTGCTAAGGTTGGCGATAAGGTTTATGGGGTTTTCAGTGGCAATGTTAACCTCAGTAAATTTGATTGTATTTCTGCCTACGGTGAGATAGACCTTAAAACTGGCAAGACCAATATTTTTGAGGCTCTTAAAATGAAGGATTCTAATGGATTTTTGCAAGGTATTGGTTTTACTGACAAGGAGATTCGCTATATTAAACATAATATGTCTGGTGATTTTCCGGAAAAATTGTATAGGCTTGATTTATCTAAGGGCTATGACCAAGAGCCTGAAGAAGTCGGAAATGTCGAAGGTTTTACCTGGCTTCAGTCAGTCAAGTATGACAAGGATGGCAAGGATAATTACGAAATTCTTGATGTAGACTTTGACGATGAAGGCAAGTCTTATATTAATGATATTGAGTGTCCGTCAGAAGAAGGTACTCAGTTTATTTCGGCTGGGCCAAATATAATATTTCAAAATTTCATTGACCCTGAAAAGGATCCTTATTTGTTCAAGATGGATATACTCAATTTCGTGACTGGAGACTTTGTTGCTAAAGACCTAGAAGCCTACGGTTATAGGGTTTTTAAGGGCAAGCTTTATTATCTGGATAAGGATAAGAAGGTCCAAGTTTTGGATGGTTTTAAATAAAATTTTTGACAAAATTTATAAAACGCCTGCAAGTTTTTTGGACTTGTGGGTGTTTTTTGTTTTTTTAAGAGTTTTGATTTGCTGGAGGATAGGAAAGCCAGGCTAAGGCTTGACTGGATTTGGATTTTGCCAAGATGAGCTTATTTCAATTTGGGTTTTGCCTTGGCCTTTGCTTTTAAATTCCATTATGGAAATTTTTGGGATAATTTTTCCTAGAAAACAAGGACCCTGACGGGTCCTTTTGTGTTGAGAAAGTATATGAACTTAGGTTATTCCGACAGAAAAGCCGCTAGGCTCTGACGAGGAATCTCATAAATTAGCGATTTCTTTATGGGATTTTCAAATATTAATCATTGAAACATTTAATTAATTTTGCTTGTCAACAAGCTGTGAACTGACCCCCAAAAGTTAGACCTAAAAACTAACTAAAGGAGGTCAGTTTTTTAATGGCAAAATATAGTACAGAATTCAAAATGAAAGTAGTAAAAGAATATTTGGAGTCTAAAAACTCATATACAAATTTATCAGAAAAATATTGTATATCGGATAAAAGTGTAATAAGAAGATGGGTAAATGCATACAAATCACAAGGCTATGAAGGACTAAAAGTAAAAAGAGAAAATACACAATATACTTTGGAATTTAAGTTAAATGTAGTAAACTTGTACTTAACAGGAGAAATGTCCTATCAAAGCCTAGCAAATGAATTAAAGATAAACAATCCATCAATGATAGTAAGATGGGTAATAGACTTTAGACAAAAAGGCATAGAAGGACTGAAATCTAAAAAGAGAGGAAGACCTTCAAAAATGTCAAAGACCCAAAAGAAATCAAAAGACTCTAAAACAGAATCATCAGCACAATTAACCAACGAAGAAGATAATTCCTTAAATGAAGCACAACTAAAAGAAAAAATAAAGAAATTAGAAGAAAAAAACTATTGGCTCCAACTAGAAAATGATGCAATAAAAAAAAAGATAGAATTATCTCAAATGACAGATACAGAAATAAGACAATTGCTGAAACAATTGAAGTCTTAAGAAGTAAATACAAACTAAAAGACTTGTTAAAATACTTTAATATTGCCAAATCAACATACATGTATTAGCAAAAACGATTAAATAAACCAAATAAAGATATAGAGATAGAAAAGAAAATACTAAACATAAGAAAAGACAATCCAAACTATGGCTACAGAAGAATAACAGCCATGTTAAAAAGATCAGGACTAATAATAAACAAAAAGAAAGTACAAAGATTAGTTCAAAAGTTAAAACTTCAAGTAAAAAGTTATTCACGAAAATCTAGAAAATACTCATCCTACAAAGGACAAGTAGGAAAAATATCAGACAACAAAATAAAAAGAAACTTCAAAGTAGAAAAACCATACATAAAAATAACAACAGACACAACAGAATTTAAGTATTTAGAAAAAGATAAAACAGGAACCTACCAAATAAAGAAACTCTATCTAAACCCATACCTAGACATGTACAACAGTGAAATACTAAGCTATGAAATATCAAAACAACCAACAATAGAACCAATCTTGAAAGCCTTAGACAAAGCAATAAAGGTAACTAAAAAAAGTAAAGAAGAAAGAATATTCCACTCAGATCAAGGCTGGGCATATCAAACAAAGAAATATACATCAAGACTTGAAACAAACGGCATCACCCAATCTATGTCAAGAAAAGGCAACTGCTTAGACAACTCACCAATGGAAAACTTCTTTGGAATATTAAAACAAGAAATATATTACGGAAGAAAATTCTATTCATACGAACACTTAAAACAGACAATAGAAGATTTCATAGAATATTACAACGAAGAAAGAATAAAAGAAAAATTAGGATACTTATCACCAATAGAATACAGAAAGAAGAATGCAACATAAAAATTTCCTACCCCTAGGGGTAGGAAAGAACAAAGAAATACCAGAGCTAGTTTAGTTCTAACTCTGGTATTAGGTCCAACTTTGTGGGGTCACCTTACTGTGGACCCTAGGGCTCCTTTTTATTATAATTTTCCCTTATAAGGGTTTTCTTTGTCTCCGAATAGCAGTTTTTGGAAGCAGTTGTTTTCTGGATCTTCTTTCTTTAATTCTGGTTTTGCATACCAATATTCTCGGTTGGTATCTTCTTCCATGAAGAGTACTTCTCCCGGATATTCTAGGGCTTTCACAGGATTTTTAGCTATTGTGTACATATTCATTACCCCATCTTTTATATTTTCATCATAGCCCATTTCGTGGGATACGCCTACTTGCTCAAGGTCGTGTAGGTTTGTGCCTGGTAGGTAGACTATGTATTCCTCGCCCTTCATGGATTCGTCAAAATATATGGATGGGTAGTATGTGTCATTAGTAAGGCTTCCTTCGACATCGCCCTCTGTTGGGGTTTGGTATTTTATTTCTTCGAGAGTAAGGGTGTAGGTATGGTCGTCTAATTTTCTAGGCTTGCCGAAACGGCCGGTGTAGAGACAGGCGACTTTTTCGTATCCTCCATAGTAGACACATCCATCAAAGGATCCATCCTTGTAGAAGTAGATAAAATCGCTCATATTGGTGATGTAGGCGTTAAATTCCCTGTCTTCTAGCATGGAGAATATTTCTGAGTCTGGATTTTCTTCGTCTTTTGAGACTTTTTCGTCGTCGGTTTTTTCTTCCTCGGAATCGGCTTCTTTTTTATCCTTGCCTTCTTCCTTTTCTTGGATTTGGGTCTCTTGGACTGGTTTATTTTCTGCTTCTTTATTTTGGTCCTTATCAGCCTTACAAGCTGTGAAGGCTAGGCATAGGGCAAGTCCTCCTAGGATTTTCTTTTTCATGACTTACTCCTTGGTATATTTTTATCATTGTACTTGAGCCTATTATCTTAAGCAATCAGAAGGGCCTGACTTTTGCCAAGAAAAAAGGACCCTTGCGGATCCTTTTGCTTTTATTTTTCTTCTTTTTTCTTACTTAGAACAACAAATGCGATTATTGCTCCTACAAGGACTATCCCCAAGTATCCTACGCCCTTGATACCTGTTTTGACTTGGCTTGCGGCCTTGGTCATGAGTGTTGGGGCGTCTTCTGATTTTACTCCTTGTTCATTTTGGCCTTGGGAGATGGTGACGGTTTCTGGCACGCCTCCGTTTGGGTTTTGTGGGGTGGTTGGAGTTTGGGCTGGTTGGCTAGTTGTTTGGGTGCTTGTTCCTGCCACTTCTGTGGTGTTTACTTCCACATTATTCCCTTCTGGTTTGCCATAAAATGGCTTGATGAAGTTATCTTCGCTTAATGGGAGGGTGTATTGGCCGTTGGCCTTTATTTCTGCATCTTCGATATAATCGTCGTTGTTGGTATTGATATTATCTAGGAAAGTCCTTTGGCTTGATGGAAGTTTTGAATAGGCTTCCTTGATGCCTGGCCTTTTAGATTTGTAGAAGGCTGAGTTTTCGTTTAGGGTTCCATCTACTTTGTTGCCACTTGTCAAAAAGCTTGTTTTTACAAGGTTTGTTGATTGGTGGGAAAAGTCTTTTTTGGCGTTTTCTTCAAGAGTTTTGTCGAGTTTTTCGATTAAATCTTGGGTCCTGGCCTTGTCTAATTCTGTGATTTCTATTCCTGCCTTGACTTTTTTATCTGTCTCTAGAATATAGTTATAAATTTCTTCAAGGCATGGAGTAATGGCATTTTTCTCAGCTTCGCTTGCTCTTTTTAGGCCGTAGGAATTGACTGTTGACTCATAGAAAAGGTAGAGGTTTTTGATGTCTTTTTTGTCAAGTCTGTCTAGGAAAAATAACTTTCCTTGAAGGATATAGGCCTGGACGTCTTTTTTGACACCTTCAACATCTAAGTCTAGGGCAACTTTTTCGCCAGAAGCGTCGATTAGTTGGGAAAGCTCTTCTGTGGCTTTTTCTAAATCTTCCCTTGTGGCAGCCTTTTTATTTAATATGTCGATAAACTTTGTATCGTCAACTTCCTTTAACTCTTTGGCGATTAGAATCTTATTGTAAAGATCAAAGCGTGCTTTGAATTCTTCTTGGTAGGCTGGGTCG
This genomic window from Anaerococcus murdochii contains:
- a CDS encoding helix-turn-helix domain-containing protein; protein product: MAKYSTEFKMKVVKEYLESKNSYTNLSEKYCISDKSVIRRWVNAYKSQGYEGLKVKRENTQYTLEFKLNVVNLYLTGEMSYQSLANELKINNPSMIVRWVIDFRQKGIEGLKSKKRGRPSKMSKTQKKSKDSKTESSAQLTNEEDNSLNEAQLKEKIKKLEEKNYWLQLENDAIKKKIELSQMTDTEIRQLLKQLKS